The following are from one region of the Arachis duranensis cultivar V14167 chromosome 10, aradu.V14167.gnm2.J7QH, whole genome shotgun sequence genome:
- the LOC107468663 gene encoding acetolactate synthase 3, chloroplastic, translated as MAATASKPSFPAFQSLQSSSTSSKQALTFTKFPNYPSSSSHTLRITCSLSNTNPKHNPKLSPPNASTAATSSPSVVGDNFVSRFAPNEPRKGADILVEALERQGVTDVFAYPGGASMEIHQALTRSSKIRNVLPRHEQGGVFAAEGYARSSGLAGVCIATSGPGATNLVSGLADALLDSVPLIAITGQVPRRMIGTDAFQETPIVEVTRSITKHAYLVLDVDDIPRIVNEAFFLAISGRPGPVLIDIPKDIQQQLAVPNWDQPVMLNAYMSRLPKAPNESYLEQIVRLLLESKKPVLYVGGGSLNASEELRRFVELTGVPVASTLMGLGSYPVGGENSLQMLGMHGTVYANYAVDKSDLLLAFGVRFDDRVTGKLEAFASRAKIVHIDIDSAEIGKNKLPHVSVCGDLKLALSGINRILESRGVKGKLDFRAWREELNEQKLKFPLSYKTFGEDLIPPQHAIQVLDELTNGDAIISTGVGQHQMWAAQFYKYKRPRQWLTSGGLGAMGFGLPAAIGAAVANPGAVVVDIDGDGSFMMNVQELATIRVENLPIKILLLNNQHLGMVVQWEDRFYKSNRAHTYLGDPSKENEIFPNMLHFADACGIPAARVTKKQDLREAIQKMLDTPGPYLLDVIVPHQEHVLPMIPANGSFEDVITEGDGRTKY; from the coding sequence ATGGCTGCCACTGCTTCCAAACCCTCTTTTCCAGCTTTTCAATCCCTTCAATCATCTTCAACCTCGTCGAAGCAAGCTCTTACTTTCACTAAATTCCCAAATTATCCCTCTTCTTCATCACACACCCTCCGAATCACGTGCTCCCTCTCCAACACCAACCCCAAACATAATCCGAAACTCTCCCCTCCGAATGCATCCACCGCCGCAACCAGCTCCCCTTCCGTCGTTGGCGACAATTTCGTTTCCCGATTTGCTCCCAACGAGCCACGCAAGGGCGCTGACATCCTCGTGGAGGCGCTGGAGCGCCAGGGTGTCACCGACGTCTTTGCCTACCCCGGTGGTGCTTCCATGGAGATCCACCAGGCTCTCACGCGCTCATCCAAAATCCGGAACGTTCTCCCGCGCCACGAGCAGGGTGGCGTGTTCGCTGCCGAGGGATACGCGCGATCTTCGGGACTCGCCGGCGTCTGCATCGCCACCTCCGGCCCCGGCGCCACCAACCTCGTGAGTGGGCTCGCGGACGCGCTCCTTGATAGCGTCCCGCTCATTGCCATCACAGGCCAGGTCCCCCGCCGCATGATTGGAACCGATGCCTTTCAGGAAACCCCGATTGTTGAGGTAACTAGATCCATCACGAAGCATGCTTaccttgttcttgatgttgatGACATTCCTAGGATTGTGAATGAGGCTTTTTTCTTAGCTATTAGTGGTAGGCCTGGTCCTGTGTTGATTGATATTCCTAAAGATATTCAGCAACAACTTGCTGTTCCCAATTGGGATCAACCAGTTATGTTAAATGCTTACATGTCTAGGTTGCCAAAGGCTCCAAATGAGTCATATTTGGAGCAGATTGTGAGGTTGTTGTTGGAATCTAAGAAGCCGGTTCTGTATGTGGGTGGTGGGAGTTTGAATGCGAGTGAGGAGTTGAGGAGGTTTGTTGAGCTTACCGGGGTTCCTGTGGCTAGTACTTTGATGGGCTTAGGATCTTATCCTGTAGGTGGTGAGAATTCGTTGCAGATGCTTGGGATGCACGGGACTGTGTATGCTAATTATGCTGTTGATAAGAGTGATCTCTTGCTTGCTTTTGGGGTGAGATTTGATGATCGTGTGACGGGAAAGCTTGAGGCGTTTGCTAGCAGGGCAAAGATTGTTCACATTGACATTGACTCGGCAGAGATTGGGAAGAACAAGCTGCCCCATGTGTCTGTCTGTGGGGATTTGAAGCTGGCCTTGAGTGGGATCAATAGGATTTTGGAAAGCAGGGGGGTGAAGGGTAAGCTTGATTTTCGGGCTTGGAGGGAAGAGCTGAATGAGCAGAAGCTCAAATTCCCGTTGAGTTACAAGACGTTTGGGGAAGATCTTATTCCTCCTCAGCATGCCATTCAGGTTCTAGATGAGCTGACCAATGGCGATGCTATTATAAGCACTGGAGTTGGACAACACCAGATGTGGGCTGCTCAATTTTACAAATACAAGAGGCCTAGGCAGTGGTTAACATCCGGTGGTCTTGGTGCTATGGGTTTTGGATTGCCGGCCGCCATTGGAGCTGCTGTGGCTAATCCCGGCGCTGTTGTAGTTGACATTGATGGTGATGGCAGTTTTATGATGAATGTTCAAGAGCTGGCCACTATAAGGGTGGAGAATCTCCCTATTAAGATCTTGCTGTTGAATAATCAACACTTGGGTATGGTTGTTCAATGGGAGGATCGTTTCTATAAATCCAATAGGGCTCACACCTATCTAGGAGACCCGTCTAAAGAGAATGAGATATTTCCGAACATGCTGCATTTTGCAGATGCTTGTGGTATACCAGCAGCTCGAGTGACCAAGAAGCAAGACCTTAGAGAAGCAATTCAGAAGATGTTGGATACTCCGGGACCTTACCTTCTTGATGTCATTGTACCTCATCAAGAGCACGTGTTGCCGATGATTCCTGCTAATGGATCCTTCGAGGATGTGATAACTGAAGGCGATggcagaacaaaatattga
- the LOC107468488 gene encoding syntaxin-125-like yields MNDLFSGSFRKYSTDLKEERQVDDVEAGRESLNLEKFFEEVEGVKDEMKVVESLCRKLQEANEESKTIHDAKTVKDLRARMDKDVVQVLKHVKIIKTKLESLQRSNAANRNVPGCGPGSSADRTRTSVVSGLGKKLKDMMDDFQGLRAKMQHEYKETIERRYFTITGEKADEETIENLISSGESENLVQKAIREQGRGQIMDTISEIQERHDAVKEIEKNLIELHQVFLDMAALVESQGEQLNNIESHVAHASSFVTRGVSQLQEARDYQTNSRKWYCYAIILAILLILLLLAPLLLNLLPHFRRR; encoded by the coding sequence ATGAATGACCTGTTTTCAGGTTCCTTCAGAAAATACAGCACTGACCTGAAGGAGGAAAGGCAGGTTGATGATGTGGAGGCTGGAAGGGAAAGCCTAAATCTGGAGAAATTCTTTGAAGAAGTGGAGGGTGTAAAAGATGAGATGAAAGTGGTTGAGAGCCTCTGCAGAAAATTGCAAGAAGCCAATGAAGAAAGCAAAACCATTCATGATGCCAAAACCGTTAAGGATCTTCGAGCTCGGATGGACAAAGATGTTGTGCAGGTCCTCAAGCATGTTAAGATCATCAAAACCAAGCTTGAATCTCTACAGCGTTCCAACGCAGCGAATCGAAACGTTCCTGGCTGTGGTCCTGGTTCTTCTGCAGACAGAACCAGGACTTCAGTGGTTAGTGGATTAGGGAAGAAGCTAAAGGACATGATGGACGATTTTCAAGGTTTGAGAGCAAAGATGCAACATGAGTACAAGGAAACCATTGAACGCAGGTACTTCACAATCACAGGGGAGAAGGCAGATGAAGAGACCATAGAGAATTTGATATCAAGTGGAGAGAGTGAAAATTTGGTACAGAAAGCGATTCGAGAACAAGGTAGGGGTCAGATAATGGACACCATATCAGAAATTCAAGAAAGGCATGATGCTGTAAAGGAAATTGAGAAGAATTTGATAGAGTTGCATCAGGTGTTCTTGGACATGGCAGCATTGGTAGAGTCTCAGGGGGAACAGCTTAATAACATAGAGAGTCATGTAGCGCATGCAAGCTCATTCGTTACTCGCGGTGTTTCTCAGCTTCAAGAAGCTAGAGATTATCAAACCAACTCTAGGAAGTGGTATTGCTATGCCATCATTCTTGCTATTCTCCTCATCCTTTTACTCTTGGCTCCTCTCTTGTTAAATCTTTTACCACATTTCAGAAGAAGGTGA
- the LOC107468711 gene encoding mediator of RNA polymerase II transcription subunit 16 encodes MNQVGGTKGPVVEVVEDEEPEAVAEAQEKNEAVELSGEQKQPPVENPMEEDSVTTTPATVFCIRLKQPKSLLLHKMSVPEVCRNFSVVSWCGKLNAIACASETCARIPSSTANPPFWIPIHIVIPERPTECAVFDVLADSPRDSVQFIEWSPTCCPRALLIANFHGRVTIWTQPSQGPANLVRDTSYWQLEHEWRQDIAVVTKWLSGVSLYRWLSSKSSGAANSKSIFEEKFLSQQSQTSARWPNFLYVCSVFSSGSVQLHWSQWPHCQNAAPVRWFCTSKGLLGCGPSGIMDADAIITDSGAMHVAGVPIVNPSTVVVWEVMPGPGNGFQATPKTSINNCAPPLSPPNWSGFAPLAAYLFSWQDYLISEEKRGKKLTDQNIGDSIPLHCSPVSNFSAYVSPEAAAQSSAATTWGSGVTAVAFDPTRGGSVIAVVIIEGQYMSPYDPDEGPSVTGWRVQRWESSLQHVVLHPIFGNPTSSMGGQPPMQTVWQSKVDLSIPPTNDFKNHRTHAVGMKTNVQKVSESSFKGVTFDPFDLPSDVRTLARVVYAAHGGEIAIAFLRGGVHIFSGPNFAPVDNFQITVGSAIAAPAFSSTSCCLASVWHDTCKDQTILKIIRVLPPAIPTSQVKANSSTWERAIAERFWWSLLVGVDWWDAVGCTQSAAEDGIVSLNSIIAVLDADFHSLPSAQHRQQYCPSLDRIKCRLLEGANAQEVRAMVLDMQARLLLDMLGKGIESALIDPSVLVPDPWQVSSDTLSRIDAQAVSVEPALMPSIQAYVDSVLDLASHFITRLRRYASFCRTLATHAVTAGTASNRNIVPSSAAQSSATPAPSQGAQNGTTSSSGTPQMQAWVQGAIAKISNPADGVSNPTPNPPITGPPSFMPISVNTGTFPGTPAVRLIGDCHFLHRLCQLLLFCFFFRRAQLPRYAGGAHRTADANAQKPQPNASAPGNVDEVAKPVSTVVKSDDGQTNRIGQVVPGAKGSEEPTSGRSRVGTGNAGQGYTFEEVKVLFLILMDLCRRTSGLQHPLPVSQVGSSNIQVRLHYIDGNYTVLPEVVEASLGPHMQVTLCLLIQESILS; translated from the exons ATGAATCAAGTTGGTGGGACAAAGGGCCCAGTGGTGGAGGTCGTGGAGGACGAGGAGCCGGAGGCTGTGGCTGAGGCTCAAGAGAAGAATGAAGCAGTGGAATTGAGTGGTGAACAGAAGCAGCCACCTGTGGAGAATCCAATGGAGGAAGACTCAGTCACTACCACCCCTGCTACAGTTTTTTGCATTAGGCTTAAGCAACCAAAGTCCCTTTTGCTCCACAAGATGAGTGTCCCTGAAGTTTGCCGCAATTTCAG TGTAGTTTCCTGGTGTGGAAAACTGAATGCTATAGCTTGTGCCTCTGAAACATGTGCTAGAATTCCCAG CTCAACTGCAAATCCACCATTTTGGATCCCTATACATATTGTGATCCCAGAGAGGCCTACTGAATGTGCAGTATTCGATGTCCTAGCag ATTCTCCTCGTGATTCTGTACAGTTTATTGAGTGGTCCCCTACTTGTTGTCCCCGTGCATTATTGATAGCTAATTTTCATGGGAGGGTAACTATTTGGACTCAACCATCTCAA GGGCCAGCTAATCTTGTACGTGATACTAGCTACTGGCAGCTTGAGCATGAGTGGCGACAAGATATTGCAGTTGTTACAAAGTGGCTATCAGGGGTGTCTCTG TATAGGTGGCTTTCATCTAAGTCTAGCGGTGCTGCCAATTCGAAGTCAATATTTGAGGAAAAGTTTCTTTCACAACAGTCTCAAACCTCAG CTAGATGGCCCAATTTTCTTTATGTGTGTTCTGTGTTCTCATCAGGCTCGGTTCAACTTCACTGGTCACAGTGGCCTCATTGCCAGAATGCAGCACCAGTTAGATGGTTTTGCACTAGTAAAGGGCTACTGGGTTGTGGACCCAGTGGCATTATGGATGCTGATGCTATCATCACGGACAGTGGTGCCATGCATGTCGCAGGTGTGCCAATTGTGAATCCATCCACCGTTGTTGTTTGGGAGGTTATGCCTGGTCCTGGAAATGGTTTCCAAGCAACTCCGAAGACAAGTATCAATAACTGTGCCCCACCTCTTAGTCCACCAAACTGGAGCGGATTTGCCCCTTTAGCTGCCTATTTGTTTAGTTGGCAAGATTATCTGATATCCGAAGAAAAGCGAGGGAAAAAGCTAACAGACCAAAATATTGGGGATTCTATACCACTTCATTGCTCCCCAGTTTCGAATTTTTCAGCATATGTGAGTCCTGAAGCTGCAGCGCAATCTTCTGCAGCCACAACATGGGGCTCTGGTGTAACAGCAGTAGCCTTTGATCCAACTCGAGGTGGCTCCGTGATAGCTGTTGTGATTATTGAGG GACAGTACATGTCCCCTTATGATCCAGATGAGGGGCCATCAGTTACAGGGTGGAGAGTGCAACGCTGGGAATCATCTTTACAACATGTTGTCCTCCATCCAATATTTGGAAACCCTACTTCCAGTATGGGTGGACAGCCTCCTATGCAAACTGTTTGGCAGTCCAAAGTGGACCTGAGCATTCCCCCAACAAATGACTTCAAGAATCATCGAACACATGCAGTTGGAATGAAAACTAATGTGCAAAAGGTATCCGAATCTAGTTTTAAAGGGGTAACTTTTGATCCTTTTGATCTTCCAAGCGATGTTAGGACACTTGCCCGTGTTGTTTATGCTGCTCATGGTGGTGAAATTGCCATTGCTTTTCTTCGGGGTGGAGTCCACATATTTTCTGGTCCAAATTTTGCACCTGTAGACAACTTTCAGATTACTGTAGGATCTGCAATTGCTGCTCCTGCGTTTTCTTCAACGAGTTGCTGTTTAGCTTCTGTTTGGCATGACACATGCAAGGATCAAACAATATTGAAAATAATCCGGGTTCTTCCTCCTGCTATCCCAACTAGTCAAGTAAAGGCCAACTCTTCAACATGGGAGCGTGCAATTGCTGAAAG GTTTTGGTGGAGCCTTTTGGTTGGAGTTGATTGGTGGGATGCTGTGGGCTGTACACAGAGTGCGGCTGAAGATGGTATTG tttcgCTAAACAGCATTATTGCAGTCTTGGATGCAGATTTCCATTCTCTTCCTTCTGCTCAGCACAGACAGCAGTATTGTCCT AGTCTAGATAGGATAAAGTGTAGGCTACTTGAAGGAGCAAATGCTCAAGAGGTCAGGGCAATGGTTCTGGATATGCAAGCTAGGTTGTTGTTGGATATGCTTGGTAAGGGAATTGAGTCTGCTTTAATAGATCCTTCGGTTTTAGTGCCTGATCCTTGGCAAGTATCTAGTGATACACTATCGAGAATTGATGCCCAAGCTGTATCTGTTGAACCAGCACTAATGCCAAGTATTCAG GCCTATGTCGATTCTGTACTTGATCTGGCTTCACATTTTATCACACGGTTGCGGCGTTATGCAAGTTTCTGTCGTACATTAGCAACTCATGCTGTGACTGCAGGGACTGCTAGTAACCGAAATATTGTTCCTAGTTCTGCTGCCCAAAGTTCTGCAACTCCTGCACCTAGTCAAG GAGCACAAAATGGGACTACCAGTTCTAGTGGAACCCCACAGATGCAAGCTTGGGTACAAGGTGCTATTGCCAAGATTAGTAACCCAGCTGATGGTGTGTCCAACCCAACTCCTAACCCTCCAATCACTGGTCCTCCGTCATTTATGCCCATTAGTGTTAACACAGGAACTTTTCCTGGAACACCTGCAGTTAGGCTTATTGGGGACTGTCACTTCCTTCATAGATTATGCCAACTTTTGCTCTTCTGTTTTTTCTTTCGACGAGCACAACTCCCCCGCTATGCTGGTGGTGCGCATAGAACCGCCGATGCAAATGCACAGAAACCTCAACCTAATGCTTCTGCTCCAGGCAACGTGGATGAGGTTGCAAAACCAGTGTCCACTGTAGTTAAGTCTGATGATGGTCAGACAAATCGAATTGGTCAGGTTGTGCCTGGGGCAAAAGGAAGTGAAGAACCAACTTCTGGGCGGTCAAGAGTTGGTACTGGAAATGCTGGTCAAGGATATACGTTTGAGGAG GTCAAAGTTCTTTTTCTCATTCTTATGGATCTCTGTCGGCGAACTTCTGGGCTGCAACATCCGTTACCAGTTTCTCAGGTGGGAAGCAGCAACATTCAGGTTCGGCTGCATTATATTGATGGGAACTACACTGTACTGCCAGAAGTTGTGGAAGCATCCCTTGGCCCACACATGCAGGTAACTTTGTGTTTGCTCATTCAAGAGTCAATACTTTCTTGA